From Pseudomonadota bacterium, a single genomic window includes:
- a CDS encoding PhoH family protein, with the protein MNKRFILDTNVLLHDPSALERFGDEEVVVPIYAIEEIDRFKRELSERGRHARVVARRLDDLRRSGPLSQGVSTAGGGRLRVAFIDGHGDDRTLLNRPAGGSDDLILALALQERRRDPHTPVIFVTRDVNLRIRADAMGLQAEDYLDESVDISELYSGVAELELDGELIDRLAADGTIPQTGLFANQYAILRARGDGQQSLLARYDCEHEQLEALDRRRTPATAWGLRARNKEQRFALDLLLRDDVKLVTLVGKAGTGKTLLAIAAGLQKVVEERKYRKLLVSRPIFPLGRDLGFLPGDVEAKLNPWMQPIYDNLDLLLGLGHGEAADEARGEHGEERAARGHRGERSARDARPERGDRGERGVQEFVALGYVEVEPLTYIRGRSIPNQFIIVDEAQNLTPHEVKTIITRVGENTKIVLTGDPYQIDNPYVDSSNNGLATVVERFKGKALGGHITLIKGERSPLAELAANVL; encoded by the coding sequence ATGAACAAGCGCTTCATCCTCGACACGAACGTCCTGTTGCATGATCCCAGCGCCCTGGAGCGCTTCGGCGACGAGGAGGTGGTCGTTCCGATCTACGCGATCGAGGAGATCGATCGCTTCAAGCGCGAGCTGAGCGAGCGCGGGCGTCACGCGCGGGTCGTCGCCCGCCGGCTCGACGACCTGCGGCGCAGCGGCCCCCTCTCGCAAGGCGTCAGCACCGCAGGCGGCGGACGGCTGCGGGTCGCCTTCATCGACGGCCACGGCGACGACCGGACCCTACTCAATCGTCCGGCGGGTGGCTCCGACGACCTGATCCTCGCGCTGGCCCTGCAGGAGCGGCGCCGCGATCCCCATACCCCCGTCATCTTCGTCACCCGCGACGTCAACCTGCGCATCCGCGCCGATGCGATGGGCCTACAGGCTGAAGACTACCTCGATGAGAGCGTCGATATCTCCGAGCTCTACAGCGGGGTCGCTGAGCTCGAGCTCGACGGGGAGCTGATCGACCGTCTGGCGGCCGACGGCACCATTCCGCAGACGGGGCTCTTCGCCAACCAATATGCGATCCTGCGCGCCCGCGGCGACGGTCAGCAGAGCCTGCTCGCGCGCTATGACTGTGAGCACGAGCAGCTCGAGGCGCTGGATCGTCGCCGCACTCCAGCCACGGCCTGGGGCCTGCGCGCCCGCAACAAGGAGCAGCGCTTTGCCCTCGACCTGCTGCTGCGCGATGACGTCAAGCTGGTGACGCTCGTCGGCAAGGCGGGCACCGGAAAGACGCTGCTGGCGATCGCAGCGGGCCTGCAGAAGGTCGTCGAGGAGCGCAAGTACCGCAAGCTGCTGGTGAGCCGCCCGATCTTTCCCCTCGGGCGTGACCTCGGCTTTCTGCCCGGCGACGTCGAGGCCAAGCTCAATCCGTGGATGCAGCCGATCTACGACAACCTCGACCTGCTGCTCGGGCTCGGGCACGGCGAAGCTGCAGACGAGGCGCGCGGGGAACACGGCGAAGAGCGGGCCGCCCGGGGGCACCGCGGCGAACGCTCGGCCCGCGACGCGCGCCCCGAGCGGGGTGACCGCGGCGAGCGCGGCGTGCAGGAGTTCGTGGCGCTGGGCTACGTCGAGGTCGAGCCGCTGACCTACATCCGCGGCCGCTCGATTCCCAACCAGTTCATCATCGTCGACGAGGCGCAGAACCTGACGCCACATGAGGTGAAGACGATCATCACCCGGGTCGGCGAGAACACGAAGATCGTGCTCACCGGCGATCCCTACCAGATCGACAACCCCTACGTGGACTCATCGAATAACGGGCTCGCCACGGTCGTCGAGCGCTTCAAAGGCAAGGCGCTCGGTGGTCACATTACGCTGATCAAAGGCGAGCGCTCGCCGCTGGCCGAGCTGGCGGCCAACGTGCTCTAG
- a CDS encoding TrkH family potassium uptake protein has translation MLALPVCARSGLSVGLLDATFTAFSAVCVTGLTVLDTPQAFSVLGQLAILLLIQAGGLGIMTFSTAAMRLLGRRMSLRHEGVVAGLMSVEDRSQLFAVTRRLLRFTLLSEAAGAVLLTWRFWTHDEGLGAALWRGVFTAVSAFCNAGFALQSDNLIAYQRDPAVLHVVAALVVLGGLSPAVCFSGLRLARGRAVAAAAQVKVVLTTTLVLLVGGTIALAVVEWHGAFGGLPPWDRLHNAWLHSVSTRTAGFNAVDLMAFRPASVTVMMVLMFIGGSPGGTAGGIKTTTAALLLMAVVAAIRGHGAVEVGGRRVPHRSIYRAAAVATLGLLAVFGGLLMLQLTQTLDPVAALFEVISALGTVGLTIGGTAGLDAVGKLAIVACMFVGRVGPLTLFMFLSHHRTPVLWRRPVEEIDVG, from the coding sequence TTGCTCGCCCTGCCGGTCTGCGCGCGGAGCGGCCTCAGCGTCGGTCTGCTCGACGCGACCTTCACCGCCTTCAGCGCCGTCTGCGTCACTGGGTTGACCGTCCTCGACACGCCCCAGGCCTTCAGCGTCTTGGGGCAGCTCGCGATCCTGCTGTTGATTCAGGCCGGTGGCCTCGGCATCATGACCTTCTCCACCGCCGCGATGCGCCTCCTCGGCCGGCGCATGAGCCTGCGCCACGAGGGCGTCGTCGCCGGGCTGATGAGCGTCGAGGACCGCAGCCAGCTCTTCGCCGTCACGCGCCGGCTCCTGCGCTTCACGCTGCTCTCTGAGGCCGCCGGCGCCGTCCTGCTCACGTGGCGCTTTTGGACCCACGACGAAGGGCTGGGCGCCGCGCTGTGGCGGGGCGTGTTTACGGCGGTCTCGGCCTTCTGCAACGCGGGCTTTGCGCTGCAGAGCGACAACCTGATCGCCTACCAACGCGATCCCGCCGTGTTGCACGTCGTGGCAGCGCTCGTCGTGCTCGGCGGGCTATCGCCGGCGGTCTGCTTCAGCGGCCTGCGGCTCGCGCGGGGTCGGGCCGTCGCCGCAGCGGCACAGGTCAAGGTCGTTCTGACCACGACGCTGGTGCTGCTCGTCGGCGGGACGATCGCCTTAGCCGTCGTCGAGTGGCATGGCGCCTTCGGCGGGCTGCCGCCCTGGGATCGCCTGCACAATGCCTGGTTGCACTCCGTGTCGACCCGCACCGCCGGGTTCAATGCGGTCGACCTGATGGCCTTCCGGCCGGCCAGCGTCACCGTGATGATGGTGCTGATGTTCATTGGTGGGAGTCCGGGTGGGACGGCCGGCGGGATCAAGACGACGACGGCGGCCCTCTTGTTGATGGCCGTCGTGGCGGCCATTCGGGGCCACGGCGCCGTCGAGGTCGGTGGTCGACGGGTACCGCACCGCTCGATTTATCGCGCGGCGGCGGTGGCCACGCTCGGCTTGCTGGCGGTCTTCGGCGGTCTGCTGATGCTGCAGCTGACCCAGACGCTGGATCCGGTCGCCGCGCTCTTCGAGGTGATCTCGGCGCTCGGGACGGTCGGACTCACGATCGGCGGGACGGCGGGGCTCGATGCCGTCGGCAAGCTGGCGATCGTGGCCTGCATGTTTGTCGGACGCGTTGGCCCGCTGACCCTCTTCATGTTCTTGAGCCACCATCGCACGCCCGTGCTATGGCGGCGGCCCGTCGAGGAGATCGACGTCGGCTAG
- a CDS encoding TrkA family potassium uptake protein: protein MIKQAIVIGLGQFGMSVARALAERGLEVLAVDRREDRVRVAAGFGAEAVDFDATDTSAVARTSPERRDVCVCAIGDESRESSIICTALLRQMGARRVIARANDDLHARILSLVGAHEVVNPERDFGERFANRIMHDRVMGELPLGEDLLITELRPPPSFVGHTLAQLRLPSRYAITVVAVRRAGRGAVLMPDPNDPLRDDDVLVVVSKQKAVSRLLERG from the coding sequence ATGATCAAACAGGCAATCGTGATCGGGCTCGGGCAATTCGGGATGTCGGTGGCGCGGGCGCTCGCCGAGCGCGGTCTCGAGGTGTTGGCCGTCGATCGGCGCGAGGATCGCGTGCGCGTGGCGGCGGGCTTCGGGGCCGAGGCCGTCGACTTCGACGCCACGGACACGAGCGCCGTGGCTCGCACCTCGCCCGAGCGGCGCGACGTCTGTGTCTGCGCGATTGGCGACGAGTCGCGCGAGTCGTCGATCATCTGCACCGCCCTGCTGCGACAGATGGGCGCGCGGCGGGTGATCGCGCGGGCCAATGACGATCTCCACGCGCGCATCCTGTCGCTCGTCGGCGCGCACGAGGTCGTCAATCCGGAGCGCGACTTCGGTGAGCGCTTCGCCAACAGGATCATGCACGATCGCGTGATGGGTGAGCTGCCCCTCGGGGAGGATCTGCTGATCACAGAGCTGCGCCCGCCGCCCTCCTTCGTCGGCCATACCCTCGCGCAGCTGCGACTGCCGAGCCGCTATGCGATTACGGTCGTGGCCGTGCGGCGCGCCGGGCGCGGCGCCGTGCTGATGCCCGATCCCAACGACCCGTTGCGCGACGACGATGTCTTGGTCGTGGTCTCGAAGCAGAAGGCGGTCAGCCGCCTGCTGGAGCGCGGCTAG
- a CDS encoding BolA/IbaG family iron-sulfur metabolism protein: MERSTSSSQGTKAQVIEIIRCAIEQAIPLSRAEVTPGAGPGHFNVTVRSRSFAGQAMVQAHRLVYSAIAHLMRGERPPVHAIDLLRALSC, from the coding sequence TTGGAACGCAGCACGAGCAGCAGCCAGGGCACGAAGGCTCAAGTCATTGAGATCATCCGTTGCGCGATCGAGCAGGCCATCCCGCTCTCGCGGGCCGAGGTCACCCCGGGCGCCGGTCCCGGTCATTTCAACGTCACCGTCCGTTCGCGCAGCTTCGCCGGGCAGGCGATGGTGCAGGCGCATCGCCTGGTCTATTCGGCCATCGCGCACCTGATGCGGGGCGAGCGCCCGCCCGTGCACGCAATCGATCTCCTGCGCGCGCTCTCCTGCTGA
- a CDS encoding superoxide dismutase — protein MSVHTLPSLPYALDALEPYIDARTMEIHHGKHHAAYVAKLNEALEKAPELKGRAVSALLKQLASVPEAIRGAVRNHGGGHANHSLFWSVMGQGKGGEPVGQLASAIKQELGGFAALREKFHAAATTQFGSGWAWLSVDQGGRLLVQSLPNQDSPLSEGKTPILGLDVWEHAYYLKYQNRRPEYVEAWWSVVDWEAVEANYRAARA, from the coding sequence ATGAGCGTTCATACCCTTCCTTCGCTGCCCTACGCGCTCGACGCGCTGGAGCCCTATATCGACGCGCGGACGATGGAGATCCATCACGGAAAGCACCACGCCGCCTATGTCGCCAAGCTCAACGAGGCGCTCGAGAAGGCGCCCGAGCTCAAGGGCCGCGCGGTCTCCGCGCTGCTGAAGCAACTCGCAAGCGTGCCCGAGGCGATCCGCGGCGCCGTGCGCAACCACGGCGGCGGTCACGCCAACCACAGCCTCTTCTGGTCCGTCATGGGCCAGGGCAAAGGGGGCGAGCCTGTGGGCCAGCTCGCCTCGGCGATCAAGCAGGAGCTCGGTGGCTTCGCCGCGCTGCGCGAAAAATTCCACGCCGCTGCCACCACCCAGTTCGGCTCCGGCTGGGCCTGGTTGTCCGTCGATCAGGGCGGGCGCTTGCTCGTCCAGTCGCTGCCCAATCAAGACAGCCCGCTGAGCGAGGGAAAGACCCCGATCCTCGGCCTGGATGTTTGGGAGCACGCGTACTACCTGAAGTACCAAAATCGCCGTCCCGAGTACGTCGAGGCCTGGTGGAGCGTCGTCGACTGGGAGGCCGTCGAGGCCAACTACCGCGCCGCGCGCGCCTAA
- the mutY gene encoding A/G-specific adenine glycosylase: protein MRKAKPEPLSRRRPPSPPLAPATQAIEQARPALHRWYRAHARDLPWRRTRDPYAIWISEVMLQQTQVATVVPYYERWLSRFPEVAALAAAAEDEVLRLWQGLGYYRRARFLHRAARVVVAEHGGKVPLQREALAALPGVGDYTLAAILSIADGQAFAVVDGNVRRVLARVMALDAPADRGAGAAALTKLADTLLWPADPGLHNQALMELGARVCSPRAPGCEACPLSAACAARREGHPERYPLRAPRRVVPHRWLIAAVLVCAGRVLLHRRPYEGLLGGLWDLPTLPLAEGQVVEPSAQRRALRSHLRLAFGLSARIDRALEPVPHAFTHLRVTIAPYRCSLRPPGRAAPGACAESAAGTSGWRWVAWPELDAHALPRATQKVLAQLGAERGRDSRALGKPET, encoded by the coding sequence ATGCGCAAGGCGAAGCCTGAGCCGCTTTCGCGGCGTCGCCCCCCTTCTCCGCCGCTCGCGCCAGCGACGCAGGCGATCGAGCAGGCAAGGCCCGCGCTCCACCGCTGGTACCGGGCGCATGCGCGCGACCTCCCCTGGCGCCGCACGCGCGATCCCTACGCTATCTGGATCTCGGAGGTGATGCTCCAGCAGACGCAGGTGGCGACGGTCGTGCCCTACTACGAGCGCTGGCTCTCGCGCTTCCCCGAGGTCGCCGCGCTGGCGGCCGCCGCCGAGGACGAGGTGCTGCGCCTCTGGCAGGGCCTGGGGTACTACCGGCGCGCCCGCTTCCTCCATCGAGCGGCGCGCGTCGTCGTCGCTGAGCATGGCGGGAAGGTGCCGCTCCAACGCGAGGCCCTGGCGGCGCTCCCGGGGGTCGGCGACTACACGCTCGCGGCGATCCTCAGCATCGCCGACGGGCAGGCCTTCGCGGTCGTCGACGGCAACGTGCGGCGCGTCCTCGCGCGCGTCATGGCGCTCGACGCGCCTGCCGATCGCGGCGCTGGCGCGGCTGCGCTGACGAAGCTCGCCGACACGCTGCTCTGGCCTGCCGATCCGGGTCTGCACAACCAAGCCCTGATGGAGCTCGGTGCGCGCGTCTGCTCACCGCGGGCACCGGGCTGCGAGGCCTGCCCGCTCAGCGCCGCGTGCGCGGCTCGTCGCGAGGGCCATCCCGAGCGTTATCCGCTGCGCGCGCCGCGGCGCGTCGTGCCCCACCGCTGGCTGATCGCCGCGGTGCTCGTCTGCGCGGGCCGCGTGCTGCTGCACCGGCGCCCCTACGAGGGGCTGCTGGGGGGCCTCTGGGATCTGCCGACCCTGCCGCTGGCGGAGGGGCAGGTGGTCGAGCCAAGCGCCCAGCGGCGGGCGCTGCGCAGCCACTTGCGCCTGGCGTTCGGGCTGAGCGCGCGCATCGACCGCGCGCTCGAGCCCGTGCCCCATGCCTTCACGCACCTGCGGGTGACCATCGCGCCCTACCGCTGCAGCCTGCGCCCTCCGGGCCGGGCGGCGCCCGGTGCATGCGCCGAGTCGGCGGCGGGTACGTCGGGCTGGCGCTGGGTCGCGTGGCCTGAGCTCGACGCGCACGCCCTGCCGCGCGCGACCCAGAAGGTGCTGGCGCAGCTCGGCGCCGAGCGGGGTCGAGATAGCAGGGCGCTAGGGAAACCCGAAACATGA
- a CDS encoding class II glutamine amidotransferase: MCRLYGFRSAIESSVHQSLVAADNALARQSERHRDGWGLGFYVGPFPHVIRNDEQALGDVLFREVSGIVATRTFVAHIRQATVGAPRVLNCHPFQYGRWLLAHNGEIAGFARPEVQRRVRDCVDDRFRRFVLGDTDSEVLFFIFLSQLARRVENLHDEGVRIAHVLPALRAAIAQVLAVAPEVDQERPNRLTILLTNGNLMLAYRRGRECYYSTYKTRCPERASCYAFDASRCEGEAADGIVKHLVVASEPVSSGPNVWRELEDNYCLCLDHGMNLHAEPLLV, encoded by the coding sequence ATGTGTCGGCTCTATGGCTTTCGTTCGGCGATCGAGAGCAGTGTCCACCAATCGCTGGTCGCCGCTGACAACGCCCTGGCGCGCCAGAGTGAGCGGCATCGCGACGGCTGGGGCCTGGGCTTCTACGTCGGTCCCTTTCCGCACGTGATTCGCAACGACGAGCAGGCGCTCGGCGATGTGCTCTTTCGTGAGGTCAGCGGCATCGTCGCGACGCGCACCTTCGTCGCGCATATCCGGCAGGCCACCGTCGGCGCGCCGCGCGTCCTCAACTGCCACCCCTTTCAGTATGGGCGCTGGTTGCTGGCGCATAATGGCGAGATCGCGGGCTTCGCGCGCCCCGAGGTGCAGCGCCGCGTGCGCGACTGCGTCGACGATCGCTTTCGTCGCTTCGTGCTCGGCGACACCGACAGCGAGGTGTTGTTCTTCATCTTCCTCTCCCAGCTCGCGCGCCGCGTCGAGAACCTCCACGACGAGGGCGTGCGGATCGCGCACGTGCTGCCCGCGCTGCGCGCCGCGATCGCTCAGGTCTTGGCCGTCGCGCCCGAGGTCGATCAGGAGCGGCCCAATCGGCTCACCATCTTGCTGACCAACGGCAATCTGATGCTCGCCTATCGGCGCGGGCGAGAGTGCTACTACTCGACCTACAAGACGCGCTGCCCGGAGCGCGCGAGTTGCTACGCCTTCGACGCCTCCCGCTGTGAGGGCGAGGCGGCTGATGGCATCGTCAAGCACCTGGTGGTGGCCAGCGAGCCGGTCTCGAGCGGGCCGAATGTCTGGCGCGAGCTCGAGGACAACTACTGCCTTTGCCTCGACCACGGCATGAATCTCCATGCCGAGCCGCTGCTGGTCTGA
- the xth gene encoding exodeoxyribonuclease III — protein MKLITWNVNSLRTRLERVLALLEQQQPDVLCLQETKVTDALFPHDAFAPLGYRAQVFGQPTYNGVALLSRCPLERVQHGFPGDPLPAEARLIAAELKGVRVINAYVVNGQTTGSEKYQRKLAWLDALLAWLRSTHDPTQQIALLGDFNIAPDDRDVHDPSVWQGEVLCSEPERARLRALLQWGFVDLLRQLDPREGVYSWWDYRAGAFPRNAGLRIDLILGTAALAARCRAVVIEREARKLTSGAGKPSDHAPVVAVFDEA, from the coding sequence ATGAAGCTGATCACCTGGAACGTCAATTCGCTGCGCACGCGCCTCGAGCGCGTCCTCGCGCTGCTCGAGCAGCAGCAGCCGGATGTCCTCTGCCTACAAGAAACAAAGGTCACCGACGCGCTCTTCCCGCACGATGCCTTCGCGCCGCTCGGCTATCGCGCGCAGGTCTTTGGCCAACCCACCTATAACGGCGTGGCGCTGCTCTCGCGCTGCCCGCTCGAGCGCGTGCAGCACGGCTTCCCCGGCGATCCACTGCCGGCCGAGGCGCGCCTGATCGCCGCCGAGCTGAAGGGTGTGCGGGTGATCAACGCCTATGTCGTCAACGGCCAGACGACGGGCAGCGAGAAGTACCAGCGCAAGCTGGCCTGGTTGGACGCGCTACTGGCCTGGCTGCGCAGCACGCACGATCCGACGCAGCAGATCGCCCTGCTGGGCGACTTCAACATCGCCCCCGACGATCGCGACGTCCACGATCCGAGCGTCTGGCAGGGAGAGGTGCTGTGCAGCGAGCCGGAGCGCGCGCGCCTGCGCGCGCTGCTGCAGTGGGGCTTCGTCGATCTGCTGCGCCAGCTCGACCCGCGCGAGGGCGTCTATTCGTGGTGGGATTATCGGGCGGGGGCCTTTCCGCGCAACGCGGGCCTGCGCATCGATTTGATCCTCGGCACCGCGGCGCTCGCCGCACGCTGCAGGGCGGTCGTCATCGAGCGAGAGGCGCGCAAGCTGACGAGCGGAGCGGGGAAGCCGAGCGACCATGCGCCCGTCGTGGCGGTCTTCGATGAAGCCTGA
- a CDS encoding ROK family protein, whose product MAARRAIGIDLGGTNLRGAVVEMGTDEATIVRQERRTVGADRSPEAVVRALVELAGALSAGESLPVGIGIAAMLRGTTGVVANAPNLGWRDVPFGRLAERALGRPVWLENDVNVIVWGEQCFGAARGRADVLCVFAGTGVGAGAVCDGRLYRGAGNASLELGHVKVVEQGRACGCGASGCVEAYAGGRHLVEQALERPSSLLLELVQGRLDAMHAGHVDQAAQRGDETARRIVDQAARWLGLTLANAVTLFNPACLLMGGTVWVGCKRLREGTLANFQRLVNVPALEGLSIVDTVLGDDAGVLGAAELGLRQSAQPG is encoded by the coding sequence ATGGCGGCACGACGGGCGATCGGAATCGATTTGGGCGGCACGAACCTGCGTGGCGCTGTGGTCGAGATGGGGACGGACGAGGCGACGATCGTGCGCCAGGAGCGGCGCACGGTGGGTGCCGATCGCAGCCCGGAGGCCGTCGTGCGCGCCTTGGTCGAGCTGGCGGGTGCGCTGAGCGCTGGCGAGTCTCTGCCGGTCGGCATCGGTATTGCGGCGATGTTGCGGGGGACGACCGGGGTGGTGGCCAACGCGCCCAACCTCGGCTGGCGTGACGTGCCCTTCGGGCGCCTGGCGGAGCGCGCGCTCGGGCGGCCCGTTTGGCTCGAGAACGACGTCAACGTCATTGTTTGGGGCGAGCAGTGCTTTGGTGCGGCGCGCGGCCGCGCCGACGTGCTCTGCGTCTTCGCGGGCACCGGGGTGGGGGCCGGGGCCGTCTGTGACGGACGCCTCTATCGCGGGGCGGGCAACGCTTCGCTCGAGCTGGGCCACGTCAAGGTGGTTGAGCAAGGGCGTGCCTGCGGCTGCGGCGCGAGCGGCTGCGTAGAGGCCTACGCCGGGGGGCGACACCTCGTCGAGCAGGCGCTCGAGCGGCCGTCTTCCCTGCTGCTGGAGCTGGTGCAGGGGCGGCTCGACGCGATGCACGCGGGACATGTCGATCAAGCGGCCCAGCGCGGTGACGAGACCGCGCGGCGCATCGTCGATCAGGCGGCCCGCTGGCTGGGGCTGACCCTGGCCAACGCGGTGACGCTCTTCAATCCTGCCTGCTTGCTGATGGGTGGCACGGTATGGGTGGGTTGCAAGCGCCTGCGTGAGGGCACGCTCGCCAATTTCCAGCGCTTGGTGAACGTGCCCGCGCTAGAGGGGCTGAGCATTGTGGACACGGTGCTCGGCGACGATGCCGGCGTGCTTGGCGCCGCTGAGCTCGGGTTGCGCCAGAGCGCCCAGCCGGGCTGA